GCTGGGTAGCATGTGCTTCGTTTTCTTGTTGCTCCCATAACCAATGTTGGGCATCAAGATCTGGCCCTTGAATCTTCTCCGCACCCTGTTGTCAATGCCTCTGGGTTTCCGCCAGTTACGCTTAATTTTGACATATCTGTCTGACTGGTGCCTGATGAACTTCTTGGTCCTCTTTTTGACGATCTTGGGCTTCACTAGGGGTCTGAGGGCAGCCATGATGCCGGGTCGGAGATGGCGGCCACCTTCGTAGGCAGCGCCGAGGAAGAGAGCTCTAccagtttttgcttgtctgtgaagatttcgaactcatccttattttttaaggatagctttgctggatagagaattcttggctggtggtttttctctttcaatactttaaatacatcataccactttcttctctcctctatgatttctaatgagaggttggcacttaatcttatcgaggttcccttgtatttgatgctttgcttttctcttgctgcttcagaatcttctttttatctccgatatttgtcattctgaatagtaggcgTCTTGGGGTAGGggtattcagatttattctgttttggtaTGTGTTGTCCTCCTTGGATATTGGTATGTAtcgtctttcataagggttgagaagtttttggccattatttcctcactctttcttctccttttccattctcttctccttcttggatacCAACGATGTGTATATTTCTGTGTTTCATGtcatcattcagttccctgaaaccctgttcatttttttccattcttttttctttgtgttttcttttttcaggttcagatgttctgtttttGAATCACTAATTATGTCTTTGTGTAATTCAAATCTGCAGTTATGTGcctctgatgtatttttaatctcatccatcatgtccttcattcccataGGGTTGGTTGCTTTTCTTTGCAGCCTTTCAAATAGTTCCTTATGCTCATCCATAAagaatatcctttatctctttttaatTTACAGTTTGAacctttgctaattttttttttaattttaaaagaagctttagattccataaaagttacataaaaaatataggagattcccataaaccctatcccttctctctcccacagtatcccacattaacaatacctttattagtgtggtacattttttataatagaTAAACAGATATTGAATCATTACTAACTGTGtactatagcttacattgtactttatactTTGCTCCACacaatattttaggttttgacaaaatgtgtaatggcctgtatctgtcatagcaacgtcatgcaggacagttccaatgtcatgaaaatgcccccatgttacacctattctttcctctctctccactcataacctctggtgaccactgcctttgtatcagtgataagagttcttccattgctagaataataataagtctataatagaataataatatgtctgctttagtccattgtatattccccaatcttgaggatttggggatggtgatgcccactctgtttctaattgaaagggggcttacatcccatggggcagatggagggaACTATCTTGtgtgcagttgtagactctctctgttccttgggatgggtgttttcCATCATCCTCTCCTTGTTaggttgtcctggatgagtccaatgaagtggagagtaggtgctgcaactctgctgagattcagggttcaactggcacatgaacagagcaaagatttaagtctctgggacatatatttaacaagtattgtgctaagtataggttcaaataaaaggggcagaagagtcatgtgtagagaaactataaatgagtctaactgttaacactggagagcataaattccacagTTAGCCCACTGACagtgtgctgaattcctgagcttgtctgcccagCTTATAGTATCTAGGTATCTCTAGAGTCCTCAAAAGCCTcgctgtttgaggcattgtttactgtggcagtcaaggaGATCCTGCTGACACGTGCATAAGAgtagcctctggaatgacctcctgactccctttgaaacctcttagttataaaaactcatttgtatttaatatttcccgtttttggtcaaggactttttccagatacattgctaGTTTGCACTTGGTAAtatcccttgttgccagggaggctcatcctgggtgtcatgtcccatgctgggggaaggtagtgagt
The nucleotide sequence above comes from Dasypus novemcinctus isolate mDasNov1 chromosome 7, mDasNov1.1.hap2, whole genome shotgun sequence. Encoded proteins:
- the LOC101427854 gene encoding large ribosomal subunit protein eL32, which gives rise to MAALRPLVKPKIVKKRTKKFIRHQSDRYVKIKRNWRKPRGIDNRVRRRFKGQILMPNIGYGSNKKTKHMLPSGFRKFLVHNVKELEVLLMCNKSYCAEIAHNVSSKNRKAIVERAAQLAIRVTNPNARLRSEENE